From the Stieleria sp. JC731 genome, the window TTGGCATTGCCAATCCGATGTACTTCGAATCTTCCGACTCACGAAGCGAACGCCATGGGGCGTATTCAGGAGTCTGGAAAATCTTCGTCAAGTCACGCGGATTGGTCAGCTCTTGCCAGCTGTCCATCTGCATCACCGATGGTGCAACACCCGCGATGAAAGGCGAGTGGCAGGCAGCGGAAACTTTAGCCATTTCACCTAGCAGTTCGACATCTGGCGGGCTGTGATCGAAGTGATAATCACCAACCAAGCAGCCGTAAGGCTCGCCACCAAATTGTCCGTACTCTTCTTCGTACATCTTCTTGAAGATCGGACTTTGGTCCCATGCGGTCCCTTTGAATTTCTTCAGCGTCTTGTGCAGCTCTTTCTTGCTGATGTTCATGACGCGGATTTTCAGCATCTCATCGGTCTCGGTATTGTTGACCAAGTGATGCAGACCACGCCAAGCACCTTCCAACTTCTGATAGTCACCGTGGTGCAAGATCAGGTTGATTTGTTCGCTTAGCTTGGAATCAATTTGCGCGATGATCGCTTCGATCGACTTCAGTGCGTCGTCGGAGATCAGCGATGTTTGTGCGAGAGCTTGTTCGGCAAGCGTTTGGACTGCGGATTGGACCGCTTCTTTTGCCTGATCGCTTTTGGGACGAAACTCTTTTTCCAGTAGCGATGAAAACTCGTCTTTGGTGACGGTAGCGCCAGCTGAAGCGGATGCGGATGATTCGGCAGAACTCATTTCTCGATTACTCCTCGGTAGCAGGTGTTTCGGCGGAGTCAGCATCAGCGTTTGGAGCTGCGCTTAGTGATTGAAGAAGCGCGGGGTCTTGCAAGACCTTGTTCAACAACGCTTCCGCGCCATCTTTGCCGTCCATATAGGTCAGCAAGTTTGCAAGTTGTTCACGAGCTTGAAGCAGCTTGTTCAACGAATCAACTTTGCGAGCGATCGCTGCGGGCGAAAAGTCGTCCATGCTTTCGAAGGTCAGATCGACCGCCATGTTTCCTTCACCGGTCAAGGTATTGGGAACTTGGAAAGCAACGCGTGGCTTCATCGACTTTAGACGATCGTCAAAGTTATCGACATCGATTTCCAAAGCTTTACGCTCCGAAACCGGTGCCAACGGTTCTTCGGGTTTGCCGGATAGCTCAGCCAAAACGCCCATCACGAATGGGAGCTGAACTTTCTTTTCCGCACCATAAACTTCGACATCGTATTCGATCTGTACCCGAGGAGCTCGATTCCTCGCGATAAACTTCTGGGCGCTAGAGTTAGCCATGAGTGACTCCTACGGGAATATTTTACGGTGCCTGAGAACACCGCGACAATAGAATGTTTTTTACCAGCTGTCGTCGCTTGACGATTCTGAACTTGAATTGGACTCTGATGTATCACTTGGTACAGAAGCAACGCCGCCACTCAATGCTTCGGCTTGGGAAACCGCGTCCGGGGCCACATCGCGAAGGATGTCAAGAAAGCTTGCCGATGAAAGACGCTGAGCACGTCGAATCAACAGAGGCAGCGGACTAGAGGGCTCATTGGTTTCGTAGTAATCACACACGTCCGCCAAGGCTTGAATCGCTTGTTGACGTGTCGCGATCTTTCCACCAACGTAACCCATTGGACTCGCTGCTACCGCACCGGTCTGACTGACGGCGCCGGTTGCGACACCATCGTCTGATCCAGCGGCTTCGTCTGCTTCGGTCGGCTCCGGCTCGATTCCAACGCCACGGCGTTTTAGCTGTCCGGCAACGAGTTGATTGATTTCGTTAAGAAGGTTCCGTGGTGACGCGAGGCTAACAGCAAGGTTCACACCAACGTGCTCGGTAACCTGACGCTCAATTTCCGCCAGGTGCTCGGCAGCCAATCGGGTTGCTTCTTCGGTCGCTTGGATATCCTCAACAGCGGCATCCGTGAAAGCAGCGTCGATCGTTGCTGGCGAAGGGCCCTTGGGCTCATCCGATGCTTCGGACTGCGAACCGCTCGACCAATCGTCGTCGTCTTGTTTGGGTGCCGGCTTCGAGGCAGCCTCGGCCGCTTCGCGGGACTTTTCGATATCACGAAAGCTGAAACGCCCCACCGCTCTCGACGAAACGATCGGGGCTTCGCGAATTTCACGTAGTGTCGTGTCGTCGTCGCAAAGTGTGATTAGCGTGTTCGTGCGATAGGTCGGATCGTTGTCATCGTCGGCATCCAATTCTGGGTGGACCGTATCCCAAAACGTTTCGACATACTTGCGCAACAGATGAAGGCAGCGTTCAAATCCGACAAAACCTTCCTGGTGAAGTGTCGCTCGCGCCAGCAGCACGACAACTCGCATATCTTTGGTGCGTTCAAGCAAGCTTTCTGCGCGACGTTTGACGTCTTTCCAGTCCGGCTCTTCAGCCGCAACAATC encodes:
- the tssB gene encoding type VI secretion system contractile sheath small subunit, with the protein product MANSSAQKFIARNRAPRVQIEYDVEVYGAEKKVQLPFVMGVLAELSGKPEEPLAPVSERKALEIDVDNFDDRLKSMKPRVAFQVPNTLTGEGNMAVDLTFESMDDFSPAAIARKVDSLNKLLQAREQLANLLTYMDGKDGAEALLNKVLQDPALLQSLSAAPNADADSAETPATEE
- the tssA gene encoding type VI secretion system protein TssA; this translates as MIFALMQVALRGHATTQAIGPMDLTDLDKLLQPLSDDEPCGPDLEYDADFGEMDRAAQAKPEQQYGNTIVAAEEPDWKDVKRRAESLLERTKDMRVVVLLARATLHQEGFVGFERCLHLLRKYVETFWDTVHPELDADDDNDPTYRTNTLITLCDDDTTLREIREAPIVSSRAVGRFSFRDIEKSREAAEAASKPAPKQDDDDWSSGSQSEASDEPKGPSPATIDAAFTDAAVEDIQATEEATRLAAEHLAEIERQVTEHVGVNLAVSLASPRNLLNEINQLVAGQLKRRGVGIEPEPTEADEAAGSDDGVATGAVSQTGAVAASPMGYVGGKIATRQQAIQALADVCDYYETNEPSSPLPLLIRRAQRLSSASFLDILRDVAPDAVSQAEALSGGVASVPSDTSESNSSSESSSDDSW